The following proteins are co-located in the Verrucomicrobiota bacterium genome:
- the truB gene encoding tRNA pseudouridine(55) synthase TruB produces MPPESNRLEGLLFVDKPTGLTSHDVVARIRRIYKIKKVGHAGTLDPMATGLLIILVGRATKASNFLMSQSKTYEGTFRLGTVTDSQDADGEVVDQKEVPTVSEGDLEKLFAGFLGDQYQTPPMFSAKKIKGVPLYKMARKGQEVEREPRFVSIKAFELLNFASPDVAFRIEVSKGTYVRTVAHDLGQRLGCGAYLTSLRRTAISNMDLSRAVTLETLENTAPSQLGRFLAPVHQYVPSHVI; encoded by the coding sequence ATGCCGCCAGAATCCAATCGCCTCGAAGGATTACTCTTCGTCGACAAGCCTACCGGCCTCACGTCTCACGATGTCGTCGCTCGTATTCGGCGAATCTACAAAATCAAGAAAGTCGGTCACGCAGGCACCCTTGACCCCATGGCGACTGGCTTATTGATCATTCTTGTAGGCCGGGCGACCAAGGCATCTAATTTTCTTATGAGTCAGTCCAAGACTTATGAAGGCACCTTCCGGTTGGGAACGGTAACTGACTCTCAGGATGCGGACGGAGAAGTAGTTGATCAGAAGGAGGTGCCCACAGTCTCAGAGGGTGACTTAGAAAAACTCTTTGCCGGATTTTTGGGAGACCAGTACCAGACTCCGCCCATGTTTTCTGCTAAGAAGATCAAAGGAGTTCCCCTCTACAAGATGGCCAGAAAAGGGCAAGAGGTTGAACGCGAGCCCCGCTTCGTTTCCATCAAGGCGTTCGAACTTCTCAACTTCGCTTCCCCTGATGTCGCTTTCCGCATTGAGGTGAGTAAAGGAACGTATGTGCGCACCGTCGCACATGATCTGGGACAAAGGCTCGGTTGCGGCGCCTACCTAACCAGTCTTAGGCGAACCGCGATCAGCAACATGGACCTCAGTCGGGCCGTCACTCTCGAGACGTTGGAAAATACCGCTCCTTCCCAACTAGGGAGGTTTCTGGCCCCGGTTCATCAATACGTCCCCAGCCATGTAATCTAG
- a CDS encoding bifunctional oligoribonuclease/PAP phosphatase NrnA — MTDLPLSPLLHRQTFQELISSWSGKRLAVCGHLRPDGDCIGSQVALCRFLRDQGIEAVAVQADHIPKNLEGFIGDTPFVQASEFDSNGWEAVTVDCADEKRIGKDLREKLPDTLFNVDHHISNPGYGEHNLIVPHSCATAEILAELFLAVGYEPDTTTANGLYVGIATDTGQFRFPSTTTRTFEICCHLCEFGADPAKVATILYEQESLNRMQLLESFLGTLKMSHEGKVCTGCVRDGEYERTGTSKEDSEGFVDYARSIEGVEIGVFLEENKGVIKGSLRSKDPVHRVDTIAKMFDGGGHACAAGFRVEETIDEFYPQLVEILENHLLRKTG; from the coding sequence ATGACTGATCTACCGCTCAGCCCACTTCTCCATCGGCAGACATTTCAAGAACTCATCTCGTCGTGGTCCGGTAAGAGACTCGCGGTCTGTGGTCACCTGCGACCGGACGGAGATTGCATCGGTTCACAAGTGGCCCTTTGCCGGTTCCTCAGGGATCAGGGTATCGAAGCGGTTGCCGTGCAAGCGGATCACATCCCAAAGAATCTTGAAGGTTTCATTGGAGATACGCCGTTCGTTCAAGCCAGCGAATTCGATTCAAACGGCTGGGAAGCGGTCACTGTGGATTGTGCGGACGAAAAACGAATTGGTAAAGATCTTCGCGAAAAACTGCCCGATACCCTTTTCAACGTAGACCATCACATTTCCAACCCCGGCTATGGAGAACATAACCTGATCGTGCCTCATTCCTGTGCGACGGCAGAAATTCTTGCTGAGCTTTTTCTCGCTGTCGGATACGAGCCGGACACAACGACTGCAAACGGACTTTATGTAGGTATCGCCACTGATACCGGCCAATTCCGTTTCCCCTCGACGACCACACGCACGTTCGAAATCTGTTGCCACCTCTGTGAGTTCGGAGCCGATCCCGCAAAGGTCGCAACGATTCTCTATGAGCAGGAATCCCTAAACCGGATGCAGCTTCTCGAGTCCTTTCTAGGTACCCTGAAGATGTCTCACGAAGGTAAGGTATGCACCGGTTGCGTTCGCGATGGTGAATACGAGCGGACGGGCACAAGCAAAGAAGACTCGGAAGGATTCGTGGATTATGCCCGTTCAATCGAGGGAGTTGAGATTGGCGTCTTTCTCGAAGAGAACAAAGGAGTCATTAAAGGAAGCCTGCGTTCAAAAGACCCCGTTCATCGGGTCGATACCATCGCCAAAATGTTTGACGGGGGCGGTCACGCTTGTGCGGCTGGTTTTCGAGTTGAAGAAACCATCGATGAGTTTTACCCGCAGCTGGTGGAGATTCTCGAAAACCACCTGCTGAGGAAGACGGGGTAA
- the rbfA gene encoding 30S ribosome-binding factor RbfA codes for MAKRKVRVNELLRREISLILHTDYQSEGTYTTISEVDVSPDLRQARVFYSVLGGEEKEKEAEEFFRVKASEIRQKISRNVILKHLPFFHFIRDNSLERGFGLIEAMDELNESND; via the coding sequence ATGGCAAAACGGAAGGTCAGAGTAAACGAACTTCTCAGACGGGAGATCAGTCTGATTTTACACACCGATTACCAGTCGGAAGGCACTTACACCACTATCAGCGAGGTGGATGTATCGCCAGACCTTCGCCAAGCCCGTGTGTTTTACTCAGTCCTTGGAGGAGAAGAAAAAGAGAAAGAGGCTGAGGAGTTCTTTCGGGTCAAGGCCTCTGAGATACGTCAGAAAATCTCGCGCAACGTCATCCTTAAACACCTTCCCTTTTTTCACTTTATTCGGGACAATTCTCTTGAGAGAGGATTCGGTCTCATTGAGGCAATGGACGAATTAAACGAAAGCAATGACTGA